The Streptomyces halobius genomic interval GCCTCCGGCGTGCTGCGCGTCGGCGACGCCGTCACCGTGCTGCCCTCCGGCCGCACCAGCACCATCGAGGCGATCGACGCACTCGGCCAGGGCGTGGACGTCGCCTGGGCGCCGCAGTCGGTGACGGTCCGGCTCGCCGACGACGTCGACATCTCCCGCGGCGATCTCATCGCCCCGACCGCTTCGGCGCCGGCCACGTCGCAGGACATCGAGGCGACCATCTGCCATGTGGCGGACCGCCCGCTCACCGTCGGCCAGCGGGTGCTGCTCAAGCACACCACCCGCACGGTCAAGGCGATCGTCAAGGAGATCCCGTCCCGGCTGACGCTGGACGATCTCTCGCAGCACCCGGAGCCCGGCGAACTGGTCGCCAACGACATCGGCCGGATCACGCTCCGCACCGCCGAGCCGCTGGCCCTGGACGCCTACGCGGCCTCCCGCCGCACCGGCTCCTTCCTGCTGATCGACCCGGCGGACGGTACGACGCTGACCGCGGGCATGGCGGGCACCGCCTTCGCGGAGGCGGCCGCGGACGCCACGCCGGCCACCGAGGCGGACGACGACGGATGGGACTTCTGAGCATGCTCAGCGACTTCTTCTCCACCTTCGCGAAGGAGGGCGGCCGGGTGGGCAGCGGCGCCCTCGGCAGCGGCCAGGGCGGAGTCGGCCGATGTGTGCGCTGATGACGCTCGGTTCCGTATGGCCCGTGCCCCCCTTCCGAAGACCGACTGAACCGCCGGGTGCGCCCTAGAGAGGCGCGCGCCGTCCCGGCCCTCCGAGAGGAAAACCTCCCGTGTCTGCCGTTCGCTTCCGCCTGTTGGCGGCCGCCGTCACCCTCCCCGTCCTGATAGCCGCACTGGGGGCCTGCGGCTATGGCTCCAAGGCCAAGAAGGACACCGCGGGCGGCGTCGCCCCCAAGGGCGCGAAGGTCGACGGACTCGACCAGGTCAGGATCGGGCTCTTCGGCAACACCACGCACGCCACCCCGCTGATCGGCCTCCAGAAGGGCTTCTTCCAGAAGGAACTGGGCGGCACCGAGGTCAAGCCCTCCGTCTTCAACGCGGGCCCCGCCGAAATCGAGGCCCTCAACTCGGGCGCCATCGACATCGGCTGGATCGGCCCCTCCCCCTCGATCAACGGCTTTGCCAAGTCGCACGGCAGGAGCCTGAAGATCATCTCGGGTTCGGCCTCCGGCGGAGTCTCGCTCGTGGTCAACCCCGAGAAGATCAAGAGCCTGGACGACCTCAAGGGCAAGACGATCGCGACCCCGCAGCTCGGCAACACCCAGGACGTGGCACTGCTGCACTACCTGGCCGGCCGGGGCTACAAGGTCGACGCCACCACCGGCACAGGCGAGGTCACCGTCCAGCGCACCGACAACAAGGTGATGCCGACCGCCTTCAAGCAGGGCAGCATCGACGCCGCCTGGGTCCCCGAACCCACCGCCTCCAAGCTCGTCGCCGCGGGCGGCAAGGCGCTGCTGGACGAGACGAAGCTGTGGAAGAACGG includes:
- a CDS encoding ABC transporter substrate-binding protein, which gives rise to MSAVRFRLLAAAVTLPVLIAALGACGYGSKAKKDTAGGVAPKGAKVDGLDQVRIGLFGNTTHATPLIGLQKGFFQKELGGTEVKPSVFNAGPAEIEALNSGAIDIGWIGPSPSINGFAKSHGRSLKIISGSASGGVSLVVNPEKIKSLDDLKGKTIATPQLGNTQDVALLHYLAGRGYKVDATTGTGEVTVQRTDNKVMPTAFKQGSIDAAWVPEPTASKLVAAGGKALLDETKLWKNGKFVITHVIVSQQFLKEHPKAVEAVLRGSVKTNAWIRSRPAEAQNALNDKLADSKIAGQSLPPDVIAPAFKNIEVTDDPLAATLQKQTDYAVQAGLLAKPDLKGIYDLTLLNKVLKAEGRPQVDDAGLGSE